A part of Fundulus heteroclitus isolate FHET01 chromosome 23, MU-UCD_Fhet_4.1, whole genome shotgun sequence genomic DNA contains:
- the pttg1 gene encoding securin isoform X1 has translation MANIIFAEQENARLDVPSQIMRQRLKSAPEKLLKSPMTGKMITTPRPSGRRAFGLVNKKISTPLVNPQEKKLLKPQQETKVMPAPLSEGEEYPEIELFIPYDPSEFERYSKPEVLVPLNCLAGLACFTYDLPNLGEDKLEDLPVPSPLKIPRCSDNFPELSAFLQTLEEIPDLPSESEF, from the exons ATGGCAAACATAATCTTTGCCGAGCAAGAAAATGCACGCCTTGATGTACCGTCACAGATTATGCGTCAACGACTTAAATCTGCTCCAG AGAAACTACTAAAGTCACCCATGACTGGCAAGATGATTACAACGCCACGGCCATCTGGTCGTAGGGCTTTTGGACTGGTGAACAAAAAGATTTCAACTCCATTGGTCAACCCACAAGAGAAGAAACTCTTAAAGCCACAG CAGGAGACTAAAGTGATGCCAGCTCCTCTCTCTGAAGGGGAGGAATATCCAGAAATAGAGCTGTTTATCCCTTATGACCCATCAG AATTTGAGCGGTACAGCAAACCTGAAGTCTTGGTTCCTCTTAATTGCTTGGCTGGATTGGCATGTTTTACATACGACCTTCCCAACCTGGGTGAGGACAAGCTGGAGGATCTCCCAGTTCCTTCACCTTTGAAGATCCCACGATGTTCAG ATAACTTCCCGGAGCTGTCTGCGTTTCTTCAAACATTGGAGGAAATCCCTGACCTTCCCTCAGAATCTGAGTTCTAA
- the pttg1 gene encoding securin isoform X2 gives MANIIFAEQENARLDVPSQIMRQRLKSAPEKLLKSPMTGKMITTPRPSGRRAFGLVNKKISTPLVNPQEKKLLKPQETKVMPAPLSEGEEYPEIELFIPYDPSEFERYSKPEVLVPLNCLAGLACFTYDLPNLGEDKLEDLPVPSPLKIPRCSDNFPELSAFLQTLEEIPDLPSESEF, from the exons ATGGCAAACATAATCTTTGCCGAGCAAGAAAATGCACGCCTTGATGTACCGTCACAGATTATGCGTCAACGACTTAAATCTGCTCCAG AGAAACTACTAAAGTCACCCATGACTGGCAAGATGATTACAACGCCACGGCCATCTGGTCGTAGGGCTTTTGGACTGGTGAACAAAAAGATTTCAACTCCATTGGTCAACCCACAAGAGAAGAAACTCTTAAAGCCACAG GAGACTAAAGTGATGCCAGCTCCTCTCTCTGAAGGGGAGGAATATCCAGAAATAGAGCTGTTTATCCCTTATGACCCATCAG AATTTGAGCGGTACAGCAAACCTGAAGTCTTGGTTCCTCTTAATTGCTTGGCTGGATTGGCATGTTTTACATACGACCTTCCCAACCTGGGTGAGGACAAGCTGGAGGATCTCCCAGTTCCTTCACCTTTGAAGATCCCACGATGTTCAG ATAACTTCCCGGAGCTGTCTGCGTTTCTTCAAACATTGGAGGAAATCCCTGACCTTCCCTCAGAATCTGAGTTCTAA
- the sowahd gene encoding ankyrin repeat domain-containing protein SOWAHC, with the protein MYESGSASFGSEPADAHGSGPPRQSSVVERLSRYGMPVMPGASQRRWRLQRQQEVSDGAAPGGLSRDPPERESIPPALRRKYLKLLLSGSASSGWSSVLQCSRSQSLLPEEEVAEEEADWALYPMEHAWMLLAVEGSYETILDFISEDPQLLTRRDFISGYSVLHWLAKRGQDEVLLKLLRYAERADVAVNVNLRGSGGLTPLHVASMHGRFAVIKLLVGAFGADVDAMDYNGRRPWQYLKEDAPLEMKELLGTWDEQHSCGVAQLLNKNVNNNCAGAVELAACDEVDGAEPEEVNTYKTKKSGWRFSSLRKLISSSFVGYKT; encoded by the coding sequence ATGTACGAAAGCGGGTCGGCCAGCTTTGGCTCGGAACCAGCCGACGCCCACGGCAGCGGGCCACCCAGACAGAGCTCCGTTGTGGAGCGGCTGTCTCGGTATGGCATGCCGGTCATGCCCGGGGCTTCCCAGCGTaggtggaggctgcagcggcaGCAAGAAGTCAGCGACGGCGCCGCTCCGGGAGGACTCAGCAGGGACCCTCCGGAGAGGGAGTCGATCCCACCGGCTCTGCGCAGAAAGTACCTGAAGTTGCTGCTGAGCGGCTCGGCGAGCAGCGGCTGGAGCAGCGTGCTGCAGTGCTCCCGGAGCCAGAGCCTGCTCCCCGAGGAGGAGGTggcggaggaggaggctgaCTGGGCTCTGTATCCCATGGAGCACGCCTGGATGCTCCTAGCGGTGGAGGGGAGCTACGAAACCATCCTAGACTTCATCTCCGAGGACCCGCAGCTGCTAACCAGGAGGGACTTCATCAGCGGGTACTCGGTTCTGCACTGGCTGGCCAAGAGGGGCCAGGACGAGGTTCTGCTGAAGCTGCTGCGCTACGCGGAGCGGGCGGACGTGGCCGTGAACGTGAACCTGCGGGGCAGCGGCGGACTCACGCCGCTGCACGTCGCCAGCATGCACGGCCGGTTCGCGGTCATCAAGCTGCTGGTCGGGGCGTTCGGCGCCGACGTGGACGCCATGGACTACAACGGCAGGCGGCCGTGGCAGTACCTGAAGGAGGACGCGCCGCTGGAGATGAAGGAGCTGCTGGGAACCTGGGACGAGCAGCACAGCTGCGGGGTTGCGCAACTTCTGAACAAGAACGTCAACAATAACTGCGCTGGCGCAGTGGAGCTGGCCGCGTGTGACGAGGTGGATGGCGCAGAACCCGAAGAGGTGAATACCTACAAGACCAAGAAGAGCGGCTGGAGATTCAGCTCTTTAAGAAAGCTGATATCCTCTTCATTTGTTGGATACAAGACATGA